GCCGGAATTCATCGTCCACCAGGTCCCGATGCTGCCGGTGCCGCTGGGCAGCGGCAACGACTTCCACCGGGCTCTGGGATTCGGCACGATGGCGGCCGCGCTGGCCGCCTGGCGCGGCTTCTGCAGCGGCGCCGAGCGTTCCCGCCGCATCGACCTGGGCATGATCAGCCGCCT
The window above is part of the Terriglobales bacterium genome. Proteins encoded here:
- a CDS encoding diacylglycerol kinase family protein, whose translation is MRAVAILGPNATIEDVRRFYTANAHPEPVSPGNPLAGADAALIFGGDGTVHDHLPEFIVHQVPMLPVPLGSGNDFHRALGFGTMAAALAAWRGFCSGAERSRRIDLGMISRL